The genome window attattgaggtataattgacatactcTATTccattagtttcagatgtacaacataatgatccAGCATTTGTATACATTGTGAGATAATCATGACACTAAGTCTAGTTAACTTAGACTTAGTTAACTAGTTAACTAAGTTAactctagttaacatccattaccTTACAGTTccttcttgtgatgagaacttttaagatctactctcttagtaactttcaaatatgcagtacAGTAGGACAAGCTGGTATTATGTCTCTGCTGACTTATAAAGCTGCcagccttatttatttattttggctgctctgggtctttgttgctgtgtatgggctttctctagctgcagtgcacacaggcttttcattgcggtgACTTCCCTTGCTgaggagcttgggctctagggcacgtgggcacCAGTAGTTTctgctcgtgggctctagagtgagGGCTGGAGCTTAGTTCCCCggaggcacatggaatcttcctggaccagggatgaaacctgtgtcccttgtattggcaggcggattctcaaccattgGGCCACCCGGGAAGTTCAAACAACCAGTTTTTATGTATTCCCCAAACCTTTGAAGACAAGGGGAAGTTTGGGGCAAGTCCTGAGGGATGGACACAGTGCACAGAACAGCTGGTGTGAGAAGGTGGGCAGGGGAGACGGACTGGGGTCCCTCCTGAGGTGACTCTTCTCTGGTGGGGTCGGGAGGAAGCCCCTGCTGCGAACTCCAAGCCTAAGCAATGCCTCTCTCCACTGCAGACTGGTTCAGGCAGGCCCTGGCGAGGAAGCCCACGAAGATGCCCGTCTCCCCAGAAAGCGCCCTCAGTGACGTTTCACACCCGAGCTCACCGGACagccccccatccctgggctccAGCTCAGAGGTGTCTCCCATCCCTGCACCTTCGCACGGGGGCGCTGACggtggcggcggcagcagcagcggcagcagcagcggcggccgCTGGAGCAAGGACTATGATGTATGCGTGTGCCACAGCGAGGAGGACCTGGCGGCCGCCCAGGAGCTGGTCTCCTACCTGGAGGGCGGCGCCGCCAGCCTGCGCTGCTTCTTGCAGCTTCGCGACGCCACCCCCGGCGGCGCCATCGTGTCCGAGCTGTGCCACGCGCTGAGCAGCAGCCACTGCCGCGTGCTGCTCATTACCCCCGGCTTCCTCCGGGACCCGTGGTGCAGGTATCAGATGCTGCAGGCGCTGAGCGAGGCCCCAGGGGCCGAGGGCCGCACCATCCCCCTGATGTCCGGCCTCAGCAGAGCCGCCTACCCCGCCGAGCTCCGATACATGTACTTCGTGGACGGCCGCGGTCCCGAAGGTGGCTTCCGCCAAGTCAAGGAGGCTGTCATGCGGTGTAAGCTTTGAGGAAGGGCTTGCTCTACCTGGGCTTTTAGGAGACACCCAGTGTTGTCTAGTATGGGCTTCactctattttatctttttaggaaaatatttgtcTGCTCAGCATCTTTTAGCTTGCGGGGATCTTCCTTGAAGCGTGAAGGCTCTTTCAGTTGTCAcgtgagaactcttagttgcagggaggcaggatctagttccctgaccagggatggaataaCCAGTCCCCCCtccgccctgcattgggagcacagagtcttaacc of Bubalus bubalis isolate 160015118507 breed Murrah chromosome 5, NDDB_SH_1, whole genome shotgun sequence contains these proteins:
- the LOC102404626 gene encoding toll/interleukin-1 receptor domain-containing adapter protein isoform X2 — its product is MQPWPGGTEDSHSAGHAELILYWFRQALARKPTKMPVSPESALSDVSHPSSPDSPPSLGSSSEVSPIPAPSHGGADGGGGSSSGSSSGGRWSKDYDVCVCHSEEDLAAAQELVSYLEGGAASLRCFLQLRDATPGGAIVSELCHALSSSHCRVLLITPGFLRDPWCRYQMLQALSEAPGAEGRTIPLMSGLSRAAYPAELRYMYFVDGRGPEGGFRQVKEAVMRYLQTLG
- the LOC102404626 gene encoding toll/interleukin-1 receptor domain-containing adapter protein isoform X3; its protein translation is MASSTSSPAPGSRSKKPLGKMADWFRQALARKPTKMPVSPESALSDVSHPSSPDSPPSLGSSSEVSPIPAPSHGGADGGGGSSSGSSSGGRWSKDYDVCVCHSEEDLAAAQELVSYLEGGAASLRCFLQLRDATPGGAIVSELCHALSSSHCRVLLITPGFLRDPWCRYQMLQALSEAPGAEGRTIPLMSGLSRAAYPAELRYMYFVDGRGPEGGFRQVKEAVMR
- the LOC102404626 gene encoding toll/interleukin-1 receptor domain-containing adapter protein isoform X4 gives rise to the protein MPVSPESALSDVSHPSSPDSPPSLGSSSEVSPIPAPSHGGADGGGGSSSGSSSGGRWSKDYDVCVCHSEEDLAAAQELVSYLEGGAASLRCFLQLRDATPGGAIVSELCHALSSSHCRVLLITPGFLRDPWCRYQMLQALSEAPGAEGRTIPLMSGLSRAAYPAELRYMYFVDGRGPEGGFRQVKEAVMRYLQTLG
- the LOC102404626 gene encoding toll/interleukin-1 receptor domain-containing adapter protein isoform X1; the encoded protein is MASSTSSPAPGSRSKKPLGKMADWFRQALARKPTKMPVSPESALSDVSHPSSPDSPPSLGSSSEVSPIPAPSHGGADGGGGSSSGSSSGGRWSKDYDVCVCHSEEDLAAAQELVSYLEGGAASLRCFLQLRDATPGGAIVSELCHALSSSHCRVLLITPGFLRDPWCRYQMLQALSEAPGAEGRTIPLMSGLSRAAYPAELRYMYFVDGRGPEGGFRQVKEAVMRYLQTLG